Proteins from a single region of Gorilla gorilla gorilla isolate KB3781 chromosome 16, NHGRI_mGorGor1-v2.1_pri, whole genome shotgun sequence:
- the FBXL22 gene encoding F-box and leucine-rich protein 22 isoform X1 yields the protein MWPLLTMHITQLNRECLLHLFSFLDKDSRKSLARTCSQLHDVFEDPALWSLLHFRSLTELQKDNFLLGPALRSLSICWHSSRVQVCSIEDWLKSAFQRSICSRHESLVNDFLLRVCDRLSAVRSPRRREAPAPSSGTPIAVGSKSPRWGGPDHSEFADLRAGVTGARAAPRRGLGSLRAERPSETPPAPGVSWGPPPPGAPVVISVKQEEGKQGRTGRRSHRAAPPCGFARTRVCPPTFPGADAFPE from the exons ATGTGGCCACTGCTCACCATGCACATAACCCAGCTCAACCGGGAGTGCCTGCTGCACCTCTTCTCCTTCCTAGACAAGGACAGCAGGAAGAGCCTTGCCAGGACCTGCTCCCAGCTCCACGACGTGTTTGAGGACCCCGCACTCTGGTCCCTGCTGCACTTCCGTTCCCTCACTGAACTCCAGAAGGACAACTTCCTCCTGGGCCCGGCACTCCGCAGCCTCTCCATCTGCTGGCACTCCAGCCGCGTGCAGGTGTGCAGCATTGAGGACTGGCTCAAGAGTGCCTTCCAGAGAAGCATCTGCAGCCGGCACGAGAGCCTGGTCAATGATTTCCTCCTCCGGGTGTGCGACAG GCTTTCTGCTGTGCGCTCCCCACGGAGGCGGGAGGCGCCTGCACCGTCCTCGGGGACTCCGATCGCCGTTGGATCGAAATCACCTCGGTGGGGAGGACCTGACCACTCGGAGTTTGCCGACTTGCGCGCGGGGGTGACGGGGGCCAGGGCTGCCCCGCGCAGGGGTCTGGGGAGCCTCCGGGCGGAGCGACCCAGCGAGACCCCGCCGGCTCCCGGAGTGTCCTGGGGACCGCCACCTCCAGGGGCCCCGGTAGTGATCTCGGTGAAGCAGGAGGAGGGGAAGCAGGGGCGCACGGGCAGAAGGAGCCACCGAGCCGCTCCTCCTTGCGGTTTTGCCCGCACGCGCGTCTGCCCGCCCACCTTTCCTGGGGCGGATGCGTTCCCGGAGTGA
- the FBXL22 gene encoding F-box and leucine-rich protein 22 isoform X2: MWPLLTMHITQLNRECLLHLFSFLDKDSRKSLARTCSQLHDVFEDPALWSLLHFRSLTELQKDNFLLGPALRSLSICWHSSRVQVCSIEDWLKSAFQRSICSRHESLVNDFLLRVCDRCPNLASVTLSGCGHVTDDCLARLLRCCPRLRALRLENCARVTNRTLAAVAADGRALQTLHVDFCRNVSAAGLRRLRAACPRLALRAEHSAAMLPDQPPRPRAPAAALGKLLQR; the protein is encoded by the exons ATGTGGCCACTGCTCACCATGCACATAACCCAGCTCAACCGGGAGTGCCTGCTGCACCTCTTCTCCTTCCTAGACAAGGACAGCAGGAAGAGCCTTGCCAGGACCTGCTCCCAGCTCCACGACGTGTTTGAGGACCCCGCACTCTGGTCCCTGCTGCACTTCCGTTCCCTCACTGAACTCCAGAAGGACAACTTCCTCCTGGGCCCGGCACTCCGCAGCCTCTCCATCTGCTGGCACTCCAGCCGCGTGCAGGTGTGCAGCATTGAGGACTGGCTCAAGAGTGCCTTCCAGAGAAGCATCTGCAGCCGGCACGAGAGCCTGGTCAATGATTTCCTCCTCCGGGTGTGCGACAG GTGCCCCAACCTGGCGTCCGTCACGCTGTCGGGCTGCGGCCACGTTACCGACGACTGCCTGGCGCGCCTGCTGCGCTGCTGCCCACGCCTGCGCGCACTGCGCCTGGAGAACTGCGCGCGCGTCACCAACCGCACGCTGGCTGCCGTGGCGGCGGACGGGCGCGCGCTGCAGACATTGCACGTGGACTTCTGCCGCAACGTGAGCGCGGCCGGCCTGCGCCGCCTGCGCGCCGCGTGCCCGCGCCTGGCCCTGCGGGCAGAGCACAGCGCCGCCATGCTGCCCGACCAGCCCCCGCGCCCGCGCGCGCCCGCCGCGGCCCTCGGCAAGCTGCTGCAGCGCTAG